One Thiocapsa sp. genomic window, CGGAGATCGAGCTCATAAGCCAGCACTTCGCCTGGTGTGACAGCGTAATCCGGTTGATATCTGTTGGGCGTTGAGAAATCGGGGACGTACCACGGAATCAAGGAGCCAATGAGGGACGGGGCCGGAGCAATCGGAGGCGCCTTGTCACCACGTCGTCTTGCTCGCCGGCCCCCGCCTCAGCCGGACGCCGGACCGATCAGGTCTTCCACGTTCACGGCATCGAAGATCCCGTCGAGCCAGACGTCCAGTTGCGCGACCGGCGCCGTGTCGATGCGCTGCTCCGCCCCCGCGGACAATGGACCGAAGCGGCGCGTGAGCAGACGACGATCAGCCGGTTGGCGGTGCGCTGATGGTTGCCTGGACTCGCTTGCGGCTTTCCATTAGCCAGAAAGATGATCGTGACCGGATTTATGGTAAGCGGGATAAGGGATAAAAACCTTGTCAAGCAGTTGTTCAACAGTGTAAGGACAGTGACGGGGAAAGGTCTCTGGCGGCAAAGCGGTTTCGTCGCTGGCCAATTGCACGGCATCGCCATAGACATCGGCGATCGTTTCGCCCAGGAGCGCCTTGAGACCAGGCGATTGTTTCAATAGTTTAGTCAGACGAATGCGCTGCTCAATGATCGTGGCGCGCCAACTATCGCCCTTGAATTCGCGCCAACGCTCGGACAACAGTTGATACTGGTATTCCCATTTCAATAAGTGAGCGAGCAAAATCAATAACCTGCTTTCCAGTTCGCGGCGCTCGCTCTTGCTCATGTCGCTGAGTTCTTCCACCAGATGCTCGAGATCCAATTCTGCATAACGCCCGGCGCGCAGGAGTTCGGCATGGCGCTGTGCCCATGCGGAATAATCGCTTTCGTATAATGTGCTGAGTTCGGCCATGTCATCCTCCGCCCGCTCTAGCTAGCAAGCCCACACCAACGCTCTGCGTTGCAGGGCGATTGCGGGGCGATATCTGTCGGAGCGCCGGCGCGGTGCGTCGAGCCGGTGTTCCTCGCCGTATAGTCCGATCTTCCCCTCGTTTCCCCTGGTTCGTTCCCCCCTCGTTCCCAAGCTCTGCTTGGGAATGCGGCCCGCAAAGCTCTGCTTTGCGACATCTCGGAGGGGACGAGAAGCTGAGCTTCTCGGGCCGGGTTCCCAAGCGGAGCTTCGCAACCAGGCACCAGGCACCAGGCAACCGCTTCGGACTCGCGACGCAGAGCGTCGGGGCAACAGTCCCACGCGGGAAGCCGAAGACCAGGATGCGGCTGTTGCACACACCGATGCCGTTTTGGTCGAAATCGGGGACGTATCACGGAATCAAGGAGCCAATGAGGGACAGGACCGGAGCAATCGGAGACGCCATGTCGACCCGTCGGCTTGCTCGCGAGCCCCCGCCTCAGCCGGACGCCGGACCGATCAGGTCTTCCACGTTCGCGGCATCGAAGATCCCGTCGAGCCAGACGTCCAGTTGCGCGACCGGCGCCGTGTCGATGCGCTGCTCCGCCCCTGTGGACAATGGGCCGAAGCGGCGCGTGAGCAGACGCTTGAGGCTTTCGGCCTTGCCCTCGACCTTGCCCTCGGCCTTGCCCTCGACCTTGCCATCG contains:
- a CDS encoding DUF4351 domain-containing protein, with protein sequence MLTRRFGPLSAGAEQRIDTAPVAQLDVWLDGIFDAVNVEDLIGPASG
- a CDS encoding DUF29 domain-containing protein gives rise to the protein MAELSTLYESDYSAWAQRHAELLRAGRYAELDLEHLVEELSDMSKSERRELESRLLILLAHLLKWEYQYQLLSERWREFKGDSWRATIIEQRIRLTKLLKQSPGLKALLGETIADVYGDAVQLASDETALPPETFPRHCPYTVEQLLDKVFIPYPAYHKSGHDHLSG